The Listeria sp. PSOL-1 genome includes a region encoding these proteins:
- a CDS encoding 5-bromo-4-chloroindolyl phosphate hydrolysis family protein, translating to MTLFKKLMAFTGSFLIVCVLFGILSAIFYNHWLFITLTTLFVAALLFFFSSKAGDQALTEKTGLTKKEYKYIRNNLDEARTKIIRLQKTMSTHKTLYSFQERNKTLLLVKRIFGIVREQPKRFYEAEDFFFSHLDSLVELTEKYAFLEKQPVKDKKIYQTLSDTRSLLNDLSRVIEKDLFILLNQDINSLDFELEVAKNSISKQQQKFERSNKE from the coding sequence ATGACTTTATTTAAAAAATTGATGGCCTTTACTGGTTCTTTCCTAATTGTTTGTGTGCTATTTGGCATTTTATCAGCCATTTTTTATAATCACTGGCTATTCATCACTTTAACCACACTGTTTGTAGCTGCTTTGCTATTCTTCTTTTCTTCAAAAGCTGGTGACCAAGCATTAACTGAAAAAACAGGTCTAACAAAAAAAGAATACAAATACATTCGCAACAACTTAGATGAAGCACGCACAAAAATTATTCGTTTACAAAAGACGATGAGCACACATAAAACTCTCTACTCTTTTCAAGAAAGAAACAAAACACTTCTTTTAGTCAAGCGAATTTTCGGCATCGTCCGTGAACAACCCAAACGCTTTTATGAAGCCGAGGACTTCTTCTTTTCTCACCTTGATTCACTAGTAGAGCTTACAGAAAAATATGCTTTCCTTGAAAAGCAGCCAGTAAAAGATAAAAAAATCTATCAAACACTTTCTGATACTCGTTCTTTATTAAATGATCTCAGTCGGGTAATTGAAAAGGATTTATTTATCCTCCTAAATCAAGATATAAATAGCCTTGATTTCGAACTCGAAGTGGCAAAAAATTCAATCTCAAAACAGCAGCAAAAATTCGAAAGGAGCAATAAAGAATGA
- a CDS encoding NUDIX domain-containing protein, giving the protein MENLEEKTIAKETIFKGKVIELELLDVELPNGEKSKREIIKHPGAVAIIPLLSDGRLVLVEQFRKPLERTILEIPAGKMEQGEAQEVTAIRELEEETGYSSDNFCYLTSFYTAPGFADEILHIYVAHELKVVEKRRKMDADEFINLVSVTLEEAKQLISEQLIIDAKTMYAIQYLELQLNL; this is encoded by the coding sequence ATGGAAAATCTTGAAGAGAAGACAATCGCTAAAGAGACCATTTTTAAAGGGAAAGTTATCGAATTAGAGTTGCTGGATGTAGAATTGCCAAATGGTGAAAAAAGCAAACGAGAGATTATTAAGCATCCCGGTGCAGTAGCGATTATTCCACTGCTTAGTGATGGGCGTCTGGTTCTTGTTGAGCAATTCCGTAAGCCACTTGAACGTACTATTCTTGAAATTCCAGCGGGAAAAATGGAACAGGGGGAAGCTCAAGAAGTCACGGCGATTAGAGAGCTAGAGGAAGAGACAGGTTATTCGTCGGATAATTTTTGTTATCTTACTTCTTTTTATACAGCACCAGGTTTTGCAGATGAGATTTTACATATTTATGTAGCACATGAGTTAAAAGTTGTGGAAAAAAGACGAAAAATGGATGCAGACGAATTTATTAATCTTGTAAGTGTCACATTGGAAGAAGCGAAACAACTTATTTCAGAACAATTAATTATTGATGCAAAAACAATGTATGCCATCCAATATTTAGAATTGCAGTTAAATTTGTAA
- a CDS encoding Fur family transcriptional regulator has translation MEGRIGRIKAQLHEASYKLTPQREATVRVLLENEKDHLSAEEVFLCVKEIAPDTGLATVYRTLELLTELRVVDKINFGDGVSRYDLRKEGAKHFHHHLLCLECGSVEEVQEDLLEDVEKIIEERWNFLVKDHRLTFQGICSSCKKQTKKA, from the coding sequence ATGGAAGGTCGCATTGGGCGTATTAAAGCTCAGCTACATGAAGCAAGTTATAAATTAACGCCGCAACGGGAAGCCACTGTTCGTGTACTCCTTGAAAATGAAAAAGACCATTTAAGTGCCGAAGAAGTTTTTTTATGTGTAAAAGAAATTGCACCTGACACTGGGCTTGCGACTGTTTACCGTACGCTTGAACTACTGACGGAGCTTCGTGTGGTTGATAAGATTAATTTTGGGGATGGGGTTTCTCGTTATGATCTTAGAAAAGAAGGAGCGAAGCATTTTCATCATCATCTCCTTTGTTTAGAATGTGGTTCTGTTGAAGAAGTACAAGAAGATTTGTTAGAAGATGTTGAAAAAATCATTGAAGAGCGCTGGAATTTTTTAGTAAAAGATCATCGATTGACTTTTCAAGGGATTTGTTCTAGTTGTAAGAAGCAAACGAAAAAAGCATGA
- a CDS encoding toxic anion resistance protein produces the protein MSEKRTNELLEKEMNQTLDDLLTNPFGNETAITNNDEKAPRLIDMLPENNKRQAIELSKQIEPGNQSAILSYGAPAQAKLHDFSHSMLAHVQKQDVGPIGDIIGDLMYRLQEADPDELAARNRNVFTKMFHRVKQSINEITSKYQKIGTQIDRIALKLEHSKKRLIEDNSFLEQLYDKNKDYFQALNIYIAAGEVKIEEINTQLLPELRKKAEETGDQMAFQEVHDLTQFADRLEKRVHDLKLSRQITIQQAPQIRLIQNTNQALAEKIQSSIMTAIPLWKNQVAIALTLLRQQQAVQAQRQVSETTNELLKRNADMLKTNAIETARENERGIVDIETLKETQSSLIETLQETLKIQQEGRAKRAVAEKELVTMEQELKERLIELK, from the coding sequence ATGAGTGAAAAAAGAACAAACGAATTACTTGAAAAAGAAATGAATCAAACCCTTGATGATTTACTAACAAATCCATTTGGGAATGAAACGGCGATAACAAATAATGATGAAAAAGCGCCACGCTTAATCGATATGCTTCCTGAAAATAATAAGCGCCAAGCCATAGAACTAAGCAAACAAATTGAACCTGGAAACCAATCTGCTATACTCAGCTACGGAGCTCCAGCTCAAGCGAAACTACATGACTTCTCCCATTCAATGCTTGCCCATGTCCAAAAACAAGATGTAGGACCAATTGGGGACATTATTGGCGACTTAATGTATCGTTTACAAGAAGCTGATCCCGATGAACTTGCTGCTCGAAATCGCAACGTATTTACGAAGATGTTTCATCGTGTCAAACAATCCATCAACGAAATTACCTCAAAATACCAAAAAATCGGAACTCAAATTGATCGCATCGCACTCAAATTAGAGCATTCGAAAAAGCGTTTAATAGAGGATAACTCATTTTTAGAACAACTTTATGATAAAAATAAAGACTACTTCCAAGCACTCAATATTTATATTGCTGCAGGTGAAGTAAAAATAGAAGAAATCAACACACAGCTTCTTCCTGAACTTCGGAAAAAAGCAGAAGAAACTGGTGATCAGATGGCTTTTCAAGAAGTACATGATTTAACTCAATTTGCTGACCGCTTAGAAAAGCGTGTTCACGACTTAAAGCTAAGTCGTCAAATTACGATTCAGCAAGCACCACAAATCCGTTTAATCCAAAACACCAACCAGGCACTTGCAGAAAAAATCCAATCTTCTATTATGACAGCCATTCCCCTTTGGAAAAACCAAGTAGCGATAGCACTCACTTTATTACGGCAACAACAAGCTGTTCAAGCGCAACGTCAAGTATCTGAAACAACAAATGAACTGTTAAAGCGAAATGCTGATATGCTAAAAACAAATGCCATTGAAACGGCTCGTGAAAATGAACGCGGTATTGTCGATATCGAAACACTAAAAGAAACGCAATCAAGTCTAATTGAGACCCTGCAAGAAACGCTTAAGATCCAGCAAGAAGGCCGTGCTAAACGCGCTGTTGCTGAAAAAGAACTTGTTACAATGGAACAAGAACTGAAAGAACGCTTGATTGAACTAAAATAA
- the xerD gene encoding site-specific tyrosine recombinase XerD — protein MNELIDDFLHFLTVERGLSENTLTAYKRDLHYFTCYFKENSHSEDPEKIKRTDIVSFLAYAREDGKSARTIARYIASIRSFLHFLLQDQKMTHDPMLQIETPKQAKVLPKVLSFHEVEKLLEAPDTSTPFGIRDLAMLELLYATGLRVTELVKLKMDDLHLHMGFIQTIGKGDKERIIPLGKIATTALTNYLEHARPKLRNKAYRSEEVFLNHHGKGLTRQGFWKILKKLALNSGIEKPITPHTLRHSFATHLLENGADLRSVQELLGHADISTTQIYTHVTKLRLKDVYKEFHPRA, from the coding sequence ATGAATGAATTAATTGATGATTTTTTACATTTTTTAACGGTTGAACGTGGTCTGTCAGAAAACACGTTAACAGCGTATAAGCGGGATTTGCATTATTTTACTTGTTATTTCAAAGAAAATAGCCATTCAGAAGATCCGGAAAAAATAAAACGAACGGATATTGTTTCTTTTCTTGCGTATGCACGAGAAGATGGGAAGTCAGCACGAACAATTGCACGTTATATTGCTTCTATTCGCTCGTTTTTGCATTTTTTATTGCAAGATCAAAAAATGACGCATGACCCGATGCTTCAAATCGAAACGCCAAAACAAGCGAAGGTGCTGCCAAAAGTACTGAGTTTTCATGAAGTTGAAAAATTGCTCGAAGCACCAGATACATCGACACCTTTTGGCATACGTGACTTAGCGATGTTAGAGCTTCTCTATGCGACCGGGCTTCGTGTCACAGAACTTGTGAAGTTAAAAATGGACGATTTACATCTTCATATGGGTTTTATTCAAACGATTGGTAAAGGGGATAAGGAGCGAATCATTCCACTTGGGAAAATTGCAACCACAGCGTTAACGAATTATCTTGAACACGCGCGTCCAAAATTAAGAAACAAAGCGTATCGCAGCGAAGAAGTTTTTTTAAATCATCATGGTAAAGGGTTAACCAGACAAGGTTTTTGGAAAATATTAAAGAAATTAGCATTAAATTCGGGTATTGAGAAGCCAATTACACCTCATACACTTAGACATTCTTTTGCGACACATTTACTTGAAAATGGTGCTGACTTGCGCTCTGTGCAGGAGCTTCTTGGTCATGCTGATATTTCAACAACGCAAATTTATACACATGTCACTAAACTACGCTTAAAGGATGTTTATAAAGAATTTCATCCTCGTGCCTAG
- a CDS encoding ABC transporter ATP-binding protein has translation MKNLYTEHLQIAYDKRIIVDQLNLDIPLGKITALVGANGSGKSTILKTMSRLMKPSSGAVILDGKKIHHESTKEIAKELAILPQSPSAPGGLTVYDLVTYGRTPHQKGFSTLNQEDRKLIDWAIRMTNLENFADHPIENLSGGQRQRAWIATLLAQDTPILFLDEPTTFLDMTHQLDVMNILKQLNELEKRTIVMVVHDLNLASRYASHMIAIKEGQMAASGTPTEVMTETMLEDVFNVKADILIDPRSGVPLCLPYETCNGCEIRDVVKEADIAITSEVTI, from the coding sequence TTGAAAAATTTATACACAGAACACTTGCAAATCGCTTACGATAAACGGATTATTGTTGATCAATTAAATCTTGACATCCCACTTGGAAAAATTACAGCCTTGGTAGGAGCAAACGGATCCGGAAAATCAACCATTTTAAAAACAATGTCACGCTTAATGAAACCAAGTAGCGGTGCTGTCATTTTAGATGGAAAAAAAATCCACCATGAATCCACTAAAGAAATCGCCAAGGAGCTGGCAATTTTACCACAAAGCCCTTCTGCTCCAGGAGGCTTAACTGTTTACGATTTAGTAACTTACGGAAGAACACCTCATCAAAAAGGATTTAGCACATTGAACCAAGAAGACCGGAAGCTAATAGACTGGGCGATTCGAATGACGAATTTAGAAAATTTTGCTGATCATCCAATCGAAAATCTATCTGGCGGCCAAAGACAGCGTGCTTGGATTGCTACATTACTTGCACAAGATACGCCGATTTTATTCCTTGATGAACCAACAACATTCCTTGATATGACGCACCAACTAGATGTCATGAACATTTTAAAACAGCTTAACGAACTTGAAAAACGGACAATCGTTATGGTCGTGCATGATTTAAATCTTGCTTCCCGCTATGCAAGTCATATGATCGCCATTAAAGAGGGACAAATGGCAGCTTCCGGCACACCAACAGAAGTGATGACAGAAACGATGTTAGAAGATGTTTTTAACGTGAAAGCAGATATTTTGATCGATCCACGAAGCGGCGTTCCTCTCTGTTTACCTTATGAAACATGTAACGGCTGTGAAATACGCGATGTGGTCAAAGAAGCAGATATAGCGATTACAAGCGAGGTAACTATTTAA